A region from the Cannabis sativa cultivar Pink pepper isolate KNU-18-1 chromosome 9, ASM2916894v1, whole genome shotgun sequence genome encodes:
- the LOC115714221 gene encoding uncharacterized protein LOC115714221 isoform X5, with translation MKGEEEGSLRGPYKKGERGIHGDDGELETISPQRKRRHLGIPLPPHSQPDQELGEEEQNGDGAEAPHAWITPESSNLLHQLPSDCSAPFSNNASISVCLTDHEIIDGEAFTVPVCQLSSEGDLAMVKGNFEEHTVSKEKSRKKNKNKKRVNTPRPACSWVFFCREFIKEYSASHPESSGLKAATKAASEVWKSMSLEEKAKYTSRAREVWDNYLSAAPTRPSKPRNQQTKLVTRCSPGRLFNVLQRLTAEQREAVKCMGFGSLLDLRCRTLRRSLCLWLLERFNTTQCSLEICGHSIPLTPKDVEFVMGLAASGKDVINSGPDDLILDLRHSYNATNRGISVRLLEEKLAVSEAGEDFKRSFVLYALGTLLSPTARLDVSPSFLHFLTNMSVIHQYNWGKFLLDRLVREVARFRQGKQRAVGGCLLFLQLFYYERISIEGTNALAPAVCPCLSSWGEDEITEREKRERELGGYGCGQVIFKERGVVVESFDRSGQPNSVATINISNGVDHDPFFSHEGNEVTNGGQMNGKIAVQEPHMPISLKSKDIVCGDIELIVESVRTQCRNKDYGCNEKVDYMKNSDHNEACFFAPCACPLPDCNFVSSSEQLSLHFSGRG, from the exons ATGAAGGGTGAAGAAGAAGGTAGTCTGAGAGGACCGTACAAGAAGGGTGAGAGAGGAATACACGGAGACGATGGCGAACTAGAAACCATTAGCCCCCAACGCAAGAGACGTCACCTTGGGATTCCCCTTCCCCCACACTCTCAACCCGACCAGGAACTCGGAGAAGAAGAGCAAAATGGAGATGGAGCTGAAGCTCCCCACGCTTGGATTACACCCGAATCCTCCAACCTTCTTCACCAGCTCCCTTCTGATTGCTCCGCTCCTTTCAGCAACAACGCCTCCATTTCCGTTTGCTTGACCGACCATGAAATAATTGATGGTGAAGCTTTCACTGTGCCTGTTTGCCAG CTCTCCAGTGAAGGAGATCTTGCAATGGTGAAGGGAAATTTTGAAGAGCATACTGTTTCAAAAGAAAAGAGTAGAAAAAAGAACAAGAACAAGAAGCGAGTAAATACTCCTCGCCCAGCATGCTCGTGGGTGTTTTTTTG CCGAGAGTTTATCAAGGAATACAGTGCTTCCCATCCCGAGTCCTCTGGCCTTAAAGCT GCAACGAAAGCAGCATCTGAGGTGTGGAAATCAATGAGCCTTGAAGAGAAAGCAAAATACACCAGTCGTGCTCGCGAGGTATGGGATAACTACTTGAGTGCAGCTCCTACGCGACCTTCCAAACCAAGGAACCAG CAGACTAAGCTAGTCACAAGATGCTCTCCTGGCCGCTTATTCAACGTGCTGCAACGCCTTACAGCTGAACAAAGAGAGGCAGTCAAGTGCATGGGCTTTGGAAGCCTCCTTGATCTTAGATGTCGGACTCTCCGCCGTAGTTTGTGTCTTTGGTTGTTGGAAAGATTTAATACGACACAATGCAGCTTGGAGATTTGTGGCCATTCTATTCCTCTAACTCCTAAAGATGTGGAGTTTGTGATGGGATTAGCTGCTAGTGGGAAAGATGTGATTAACTCAGGGCCAGATGACTTGATTTTAGACTTGCGACATAGTTATAATGCAACCAATCGAGGTATATCTGTTCGCCTTTTAGAAGAGAAGTTGGCAGTTTCTGAAGCTGGAGAGGATTTCAAAAGATCCTTTGTTCTCTATGCTCTGGGTACGCTTTTATCTCCAACAGCAAGACTGGATGTTAGCCCTTCATTCCTTCACTTCTTAACAAATATGAGTGTCATCCATCAATACAACTGGGGGAAATTTCTACTTGACCGGCTAGTTCGGGAGGTAGCACGTTTTCGTCAGGGGAAGCAACGTGCTGTTGGTGGCTGTCTTTTGTTTCTACAG CTCTTTTATTATGAAAGAATCTCTATAGAAGGAACAAATGCTCTTGCTCCTGCTGTGTGTCCATGCTTATCTTCATGGGGGGAGGATGAAATCACTGAAAGAGAAAAACGAGAAAGAGAGCTCGGTGGTTATGGTTGCGGACAG GTGATTTTCAAGGAGAGAGGTGTTGTTGTGGAGTCTTTTGACAGAAGTGGGCAACCAAATAGTGTAGCTACAATCAATATAAGTAATGGGGTTGACCATGATCCTTTCTTTTCGCACGAAGGGAACGAG gttacTAATGGAGGACAGATGAATGGGAAGATTGCTGTTCAAGAG CCACATATGCCCATTTCTCTCAAAAGTAAGGATATTGTGTGTGGGGATATTGAATTGATAGTTGAATCAGTCAGAACACAGTGCCGAAACAAAGATTATGGTTGCAATGAAAAAGTTGATTACATGAAGAACAGTGACCACAATGAGGCATGCTTCTTTGCACCATGTGCCTGCCCACTTCCTGATTGCAATTTTGTCAGCTCATCTGAACAGCTGTCACTTCATTTTAGTG GCAGAGGATGA
- the LOC115714221 gene encoding uncharacterized protein LOC115714221 isoform X6 produces MKGEEEGSLRGPYKKGERGIHGDDGELETISPQRKRRHLGIPLPPHSQPDQELGEEEQNGDGAEAPHAWITPESSNLLHQLPSDCSAPFSNNASISVCLTDHEIIDGEAFTVPVCQLSSEGDLAMVKGNFEEHTVSKEKSRKKNKNKKRVNTPRPACSWVFFCREFIKEYSASHPESSGLKAATKAASEVWKSMSLEEKAKYTSRAREVWDNYLSAAPTRPSKPRNQTKLVTRCSPGRLFNVLQRLTAEQREAVKCMGFGSLLDLRCRTLRRSLCLWLLERFNTTQCSLEICGHSIPLTPKDVEFVMGLAASGKDVINSGPDDLILDLRHSYNATNRGISVRLLEEKLAVSEAGEDFKRSFVLYALGTLLSPTARLDVSPSFLHFLTNMSVIHQYNWGKFLLDRLVREVARFRQGKQRAVGGCLLFLQLFYYERISIEGTNALAPAVCPCLSSWGEDEITEREKRERELGGYGCGQVIFKERGVVVESFDRSGQPNSVATINISNGVDHDPFFSHEGNEVTNGGQMNGKIAVQEPHMPISLKSKDIVCGDIELIVESVRTQCRNKDYGCNEKVDYMKNSDHNEACFFAPCACPLPDCNFVSSSEQLSLHFSGRG; encoded by the exons ATGAAGGGTGAAGAAGAAGGTAGTCTGAGAGGACCGTACAAGAAGGGTGAGAGAGGAATACACGGAGACGATGGCGAACTAGAAACCATTAGCCCCCAACGCAAGAGACGTCACCTTGGGATTCCCCTTCCCCCACACTCTCAACCCGACCAGGAACTCGGAGAAGAAGAGCAAAATGGAGATGGAGCTGAAGCTCCCCACGCTTGGATTACACCCGAATCCTCCAACCTTCTTCACCAGCTCCCTTCTGATTGCTCCGCTCCTTTCAGCAACAACGCCTCCATTTCCGTTTGCTTGACCGACCATGAAATAATTGATGGTGAAGCTTTCACTGTGCCTGTTTGCCAG CTCTCCAGTGAAGGAGATCTTGCAATGGTGAAGGGAAATTTTGAAGAGCATACTGTTTCAAAAGAAAAGAGTAGAAAAAAGAACAAGAACAAGAAGCGAGTAAATACTCCTCGCCCAGCATGCTCGTGGGTGTTTTTTTG CCGAGAGTTTATCAAGGAATACAGTGCTTCCCATCCCGAGTCCTCTGGCCTTAAAGCT GCAACGAAAGCAGCATCTGAGGTGTGGAAATCAATGAGCCTTGAAGAGAAAGCAAAATACACCAGTCGTGCTCGCGAGGTATGGGATAACTACTTGAGTGCAGCTCCTACGCGACCTTCCAAACCAAGGAACCAG ACTAAGCTAGTCACAAGATGCTCTCCTGGCCGCTTATTCAACGTGCTGCAACGCCTTACAGCTGAACAAAGAGAGGCAGTCAAGTGCATGGGCTTTGGAAGCCTCCTTGATCTTAGATGTCGGACTCTCCGCCGTAGTTTGTGTCTTTGGTTGTTGGAAAGATTTAATACGACACAATGCAGCTTGGAGATTTGTGGCCATTCTATTCCTCTAACTCCTAAAGATGTGGAGTTTGTGATGGGATTAGCTGCTAGTGGGAAAGATGTGATTAACTCAGGGCCAGATGACTTGATTTTAGACTTGCGACATAGTTATAATGCAACCAATCGAGGTATATCTGTTCGCCTTTTAGAAGAGAAGTTGGCAGTTTCTGAAGCTGGAGAGGATTTCAAAAGATCCTTTGTTCTCTATGCTCTGGGTACGCTTTTATCTCCAACAGCAAGACTGGATGTTAGCCCTTCATTCCTTCACTTCTTAACAAATATGAGTGTCATCCATCAATACAACTGGGGGAAATTTCTACTTGACCGGCTAGTTCGGGAGGTAGCACGTTTTCGTCAGGGGAAGCAACGTGCTGTTGGTGGCTGTCTTTTGTTTCTACAG CTCTTTTATTATGAAAGAATCTCTATAGAAGGAACAAATGCTCTTGCTCCTGCTGTGTGTCCATGCTTATCTTCATGGGGGGAGGATGAAATCACTGAAAGAGAAAAACGAGAAAGAGAGCTCGGTGGTTATGGTTGCGGACAG GTGATTTTCAAGGAGAGAGGTGTTGTTGTGGAGTCTTTTGACAGAAGTGGGCAACCAAATAGTGTAGCTACAATCAATATAAGTAATGGGGTTGACCATGATCCTTTCTTTTCGCACGAAGGGAACGAG gttacTAATGGAGGACAGATGAATGGGAAGATTGCTGTTCAAGAG CCACATATGCCCATTTCTCTCAAAAGTAAGGATATTGTGTGTGGGGATATTGAATTGATAGTTGAATCAGTCAGAACACAGTGCCGAAACAAAGATTATGGTTGCAATGAAAAAGTTGATTACATGAAGAACAGTGACCACAATGAGGCATGCTTCTTTGCACCATGTGCCTGCCCACTTCCTGATTGCAATTTTGTCAGCTCATCTGAACAGCTGTCACTTCATTTTAGTG GCAGAGGATGA
- the LOC115714221 gene encoding uncharacterized protein LOC115714221 isoform X1, translating to MKGEEEGSLRGPYKKGERGIHGDDGELETISPQRKRRHLGIPLPPHSQPDQELGEEEQNGDGAEAPHAWITPESSNLLHQLPSDCSAPFSNNASISVCLTDHEIIDGEAFTVPVCQLSSEGDLAMVKGNFEEHTVSKEKSRKKNKNKKRVNTPRPACSWVFFCREFIKEYSASHPESSGLKAATKAASEVWKSMSLEEKAKYTSRAREVWDNYLSAAPTRPSKPRNQQTKLVTRCSPGRLFNVLQRLTAEQREAVKCMGFGSLLDLRCRTLRRSLCLWLLERFNTTQCSLEICGHSIPLTPKDVEFVMGLAASGKDVINSGPDDLILDLRHSYNATNRGISVRLLEEKLAVSEAGEDFKRSFVLYALGTLLSPTARLDVSPSFLHFLTNMSVIHQYNWGKFLLDRLVREVARFRQGKQRAVGGCLLFLQLFYYERISIEGTNALAPAVCPCLSSWGEDEITEREKRERELGGYGCGQVIFKERGVVVESFDRSGQPNSVATINISNGVDHDPFFSHEGNEVTNGGQMNGKIAVQEPHMPISLKSKDIVCGDIELIVESVRTQCRNKDYGCNEKVDYMKNSDHNEACFFAPCACPLPDCNFVSSSEQLSLHFSGKHWDSGRRFRYNSPLTVSLSMNEQFLVLQAEDDGALFLLNKGIESIGSTVMVTCMAPSPSKRRFVYDLVLKRGKSTLRLSSLAECLPRRVEGFPLMDFLLVPFRFFDASGQINLDVCICNSMEELTDHCP from the exons ATGAAGGGTGAAGAAGAAGGTAGTCTGAGAGGACCGTACAAGAAGGGTGAGAGAGGAATACACGGAGACGATGGCGAACTAGAAACCATTAGCCCCCAACGCAAGAGACGTCACCTTGGGATTCCCCTTCCCCCACACTCTCAACCCGACCAGGAACTCGGAGAAGAAGAGCAAAATGGAGATGGAGCTGAAGCTCCCCACGCTTGGATTACACCCGAATCCTCCAACCTTCTTCACCAGCTCCCTTCTGATTGCTCCGCTCCTTTCAGCAACAACGCCTCCATTTCCGTTTGCTTGACCGACCATGAAATAATTGATGGTGAAGCTTTCACTGTGCCTGTTTGCCAG CTCTCCAGTGAAGGAGATCTTGCAATGGTGAAGGGAAATTTTGAAGAGCATACTGTTTCAAAAGAAAAGAGTAGAAAAAAGAACAAGAACAAGAAGCGAGTAAATACTCCTCGCCCAGCATGCTCGTGGGTGTTTTTTTG CCGAGAGTTTATCAAGGAATACAGTGCTTCCCATCCCGAGTCCTCTGGCCTTAAAGCT GCAACGAAAGCAGCATCTGAGGTGTGGAAATCAATGAGCCTTGAAGAGAAAGCAAAATACACCAGTCGTGCTCGCGAGGTATGGGATAACTACTTGAGTGCAGCTCCTACGCGACCTTCCAAACCAAGGAACCAG CAGACTAAGCTAGTCACAAGATGCTCTCCTGGCCGCTTATTCAACGTGCTGCAACGCCTTACAGCTGAACAAAGAGAGGCAGTCAAGTGCATGGGCTTTGGAAGCCTCCTTGATCTTAGATGTCGGACTCTCCGCCGTAGTTTGTGTCTTTGGTTGTTGGAAAGATTTAATACGACACAATGCAGCTTGGAGATTTGTGGCCATTCTATTCCTCTAACTCCTAAAGATGTGGAGTTTGTGATGGGATTAGCTGCTAGTGGGAAAGATGTGATTAACTCAGGGCCAGATGACTTGATTTTAGACTTGCGACATAGTTATAATGCAACCAATCGAGGTATATCTGTTCGCCTTTTAGAAGAGAAGTTGGCAGTTTCTGAAGCTGGAGAGGATTTCAAAAGATCCTTTGTTCTCTATGCTCTGGGTACGCTTTTATCTCCAACAGCAAGACTGGATGTTAGCCCTTCATTCCTTCACTTCTTAACAAATATGAGTGTCATCCATCAATACAACTGGGGGAAATTTCTACTTGACCGGCTAGTTCGGGAGGTAGCACGTTTTCGTCAGGGGAAGCAACGTGCTGTTGGTGGCTGTCTTTTGTTTCTACAG CTCTTTTATTATGAAAGAATCTCTATAGAAGGAACAAATGCTCTTGCTCCTGCTGTGTGTCCATGCTTATCTTCATGGGGGGAGGATGAAATCACTGAAAGAGAAAAACGAGAAAGAGAGCTCGGTGGTTATGGTTGCGGACAG GTGATTTTCAAGGAGAGAGGTGTTGTTGTGGAGTCTTTTGACAGAAGTGGGCAACCAAATAGTGTAGCTACAATCAATATAAGTAATGGGGTTGACCATGATCCTTTCTTTTCGCACGAAGGGAACGAG gttacTAATGGAGGACAGATGAATGGGAAGATTGCTGTTCAAGAG CCACATATGCCCATTTCTCTCAAAAGTAAGGATATTGTGTGTGGGGATATTGAATTGATAGTTGAATCAGTCAGAACACAGTGCCGAAACAAAGATTATGGTTGCAATGAAAAAGTTGATTACATGAAGAACAGTGACCACAATGAGGCATGCTTCTTTGCACCATGTGCCTGCCCACTTCCTGATTGCAATTTTGTCAGCTCATCTGAACAGCTGTCACTTCATTTTAGTGGTAAGCATTGGGATTCAGGAAGGCGCTTCAGGTACAACAGCCCATTGACTGTTTCCTTGAGTATGAATGAACAATTTCTCGTTCTTCAGGCAGAGGATGATGGTGCTCTTTTCCTCCTTAACAAGGGTATTGAAAGCATTGGGAGCACAGTAATGGTTACATGTATGGCGCCAAGTCCTTCAAAAAGAAGGTTTGTGTATGATCTTGTGTTGAAACGAGGAAAGAGCACTCTCAGGTTGAGCTCACTAGCAGAATGCTTACCGAGAAGGGTTGAAGGTTTTCCTCTGATGGATTTTCTTCTGGTTCCATTTCGTTTCTTCGATGCCTCTGGTCAGATTAACTTGGATGTGTGTATATGCAATTCTATGGAAGAACTGACTGATCATTGTCCTTGA
- the LOC115714221 gene encoding uncharacterized protein LOC115714221 isoform X2 gives MKGEEEGSLRGPYKKGERGIHGDDGELETISPQRKRRHLGIPLPPHSQPDQELGEEEQNGDGAEAPHAWITPESSNLLHQLPSDCSAPFSNNASISVCLTDHEIIDGEAFTVPVCQLSSEGDLAMVKGNFEEHTVSKEKSRKKNKNKKRVNTPRPACSWVFFCREFIKEYSASHPESSGLKAATKAASEVWKSMSLEEKAKYTSRAREVWDNYLSAAPTRPSKPRNQTKLVTRCSPGRLFNVLQRLTAEQREAVKCMGFGSLLDLRCRTLRRSLCLWLLERFNTTQCSLEICGHSIPLTPKDVEFVMGLAASGKDVINSGPDDLILDLRHSYNATNRGISVRLLEEKLAVSEAGEDFKRSFVLYALGTLLSPTARLDVSPSFLHFLTNMSVIHQYNWGKFLLDRLVREVARFRQGKQRAVGGCLLFLQLFYYERISIEGTNALAPAVCPCLSSWGEDEITEREKRERELGGYGCGQVIFKERGVVVESFDRSGQPNSVATINISNGVDHDPFFSHEGNEVTNGGQMNGKIAVQEPHMPISLKSKDIVCGDIELIVESVRTQCRNKDYGCNEKVDYMKNSDHNEACFFAPCACPLPDCNFVSSSEQLSLHFSGKHWDSGRRFRYNSPLTVSLSMNEQFLVLQAEDDGALFLLNKGIESIGSTVMVTCMAPSPSKRRFVYDLVLKRGKSTLRLSSLAECLPRRVEGFPLMDFLLVPFRFFDASGQINLDVCICNSMEELTDHCP, from the exons ATGAAGGGTGAAGAAGAAGGTAGTCTGAGAGGACCGTACAAGAAGGGTGAGAGAGGAATACACGGAGACGATGGCGAACTAGAAACCATTAGCCCCCAACGCAAGAGACGTCACCTTGGGATTCCCCTTCCCCCACACTCTCAACCCGACCAGGAACTCGGAGAAGAAGAGCAAAATGGAGATGGAGCTGAAGCTCCCCACGCTTGGATTACACCCGAATCCTCCAACCTTCTTCACCAGCTCCCTTCTGATTGCTCCGCTCCTTTCAGCAACAACGCCTCCATTTCCGTTTGCTTGACCGACCATGAAATAATTGATGGTGAAGCTTTCACTGTGCCTGTTTGCCAG CTCTCCAGTGAAGGAGATCTTGCAATGGTGAAGGGAAATTTTGAAGAGCATACTGTTTCAAAAGAAAAGAGTAGAAAAAAGAACAAGAACAAGAAGCGAGTAAATACTCCTCGCCCAGCATGCTCGTGGGTGTTTTTTTG CCGAGAGTTTATCAAGGAATACAGTGCTTCCCATCCCGAGTCCTCTGGCCTTAAAGCT GCAACGAAAGCAGCATCTGAGGTGTGGAAATCAATGAGCCTTGAAGAGAAAGCAAAATACACCAGTCGTGCTCGCGAGGTATGGGATAACTACTTGAGTGCAGCTCCTACGCGACCTTCCAAACCAAGGAACCAG ACTAAGCTAGTCACAAGATGCTCTCCTGGCCGCTTATTCAACGTGCTGCAACGCCTTACAGCTGAACAAAGAGAGGCAGTCAAGTGCATGGGCTTTGGAAGCCTCCTTGATCTTAGATGTCGGACTCTCCGCCGTAGTTTGTGTCTTTGGTTGTTGGAAAGATTTAATACGACACAATGCAGCTTGGAGATTTGTGGCCATTCTATTCCTCTAACTCCTAAAGATGTGGAGTTTGTGATGGGATTAGCTGCTAGTGGGAAAGATGTGATTAACTCAGGGCCAGATGACTTGATTTTAGACTTGCGACATAGTTATAATGCAACCAATCGAGGTATATCTGTTCGCCTTTTAGAAGAGAAGTTGGCAGTTTCTGAAGCTGGAGAGGATTTCAAAAGATCCTTTGTTCTCTATGCTCTGGGTACGCTTTTATCTCCAACAGCAAGACTGGATGTTAGCCCTTCATTCCTTCACTTCTTAACAAATATGAGTGTCATCCATCAATACAACTGGGGGAAATTTCTACTTGACCGGCTAGTTCGGGAGGTAGCACGTTTTCGTCAGGGGAAGCAACGTGCTGTTGGTGGCTGTCTTTTGTTTCTACAG CTCTTTTATTATGAAAGAATCTCTATAGAAGGAACAAATGCTCTTGCTCCTGCTGTGTGTCCATGCTTATCTTCATGGGGGGAGGATGAAATCACTGAAAGAGAAAAACGAGAAAGAGAGCTCGGTGGTTATGGTTGCGGACAG GTGATTTTCAAGGAGAGAGGTGTTGTTGTGGAGTCTTTTGACAGAAGTGGGCAACCAAATAGTGTAGCTACAATCAATATAAGTAATGGGGTTGACCATGATCCTTTCTTTTCGCACGAAGGGAACGAG gttacTAATGGAGGACAGATGAATGGGAAGATTGCTGTTCAAGAG CCACATATGCCCATTTCTCTCAAAAGTAAGGATATTGTGTGTGGGGATATTGAATTGATAGTTGAATCAGTCAGAACACAGTGCCGAAACAAAGATTATGGTTGCAATGAAAAAGTTGATTACATGAAGAACAGTGACCACAATGAGGCATGCTTCTTTGCACCATGTGCCTGCCCACTTCCTGATTGCAATTTTGTCAGCTCATCTGAACAGCTGTCACTTCATTTTAGTGGTAAGCATTGGGATTCAGGAAGGCGCTTCAGGTACAACAGCCCATTGACTGTTTCCTTGAGTATGAATGAACAATTTCTCGTTCTTCAGGCAGAGGATGATGGTGCTCTTTTCCTCCTTAACAAGGGTATTGAAAGCATTGGGAGCACAGTAATGGTTACATGTATGGCGCCAAGTCCTTCAAAAAGAAGGTTTGTGTATGATCTTGTGTTGAAACGAGGAAAGAGCACTCTCAGGTTGAGCTCACTAGCAGAATGCTTACCGAGAAGGGTTGAAGGTTTTCCTCTGATGGATTTTCTTCTGGTTCCATTTCGTTTCTTCGATGCCTCTGGTCAGATTAACTTGGATGTGTGTATATGCAATTCTATGGAAGAACTGACTGATCATTGTCCTTGA
- the LOC115714221 gene encoding uncharacterized protein LOC115714221 isoform X3, whose translation MVKLSLCLFASEGDLAMVKGNFEEHTVSKEKSRKKNKNKKRVNTPRPACSWVFFCREFIKEYSASHPESSGLKAATKAASEVWKSMSLEEKAKYTSRAREVWDNYLSAAPTRPSKPRNQQTKLVTRCSPGRLFNVLQRLTAEQREAVKCMGFGSLLDLRCRTLRRSLCLWLLERFNTTQCSLEICGHSIPLTPKDVEFVMGLAASGKDVINSGPDDLILDLRHSYNATNRGISVRLLEEKLAVSEAGEDFKRSFVLYALGTLLSPTARLDVSPSFLHFLTNMSVIHQYNWGKFLLDRLVREVARFRQGKQRAVGGCLLFLQLFYYERISIEGTNALAPAVCPCLSSWGEDEITEREKRERELGGYGCGQVIFKERGVVVESFDRSGQPNSVATINISNGVDHDPFFSHEGNEVTNGGQMNGKIAVQEPHMPISLKSKDIVCGDIELIVESVRTQCRNKDYGCNEKVDYMKNSDHNEACFFAPCACPLPDCNFVSSSEQLSLHFSGKHWDSGRRFRYNSPLTVSLSMNEQFLVLQAEDDGALFLLNKGIESIGSTVMVTCMAPSPSKRRFVYDLVLKRGKSTLRLSSLAECLPRRVEGFPLMDFLLVPFRFFDASGQINLDVCICNSMEELTDHCP comes from the exons ATGGTGAAGCTTTCACTGTGCCTGTTTGCCAG TGAAGGAGATCTTGCAATGGTGAAGGGAAATTTTGAAGAGCATACTGTTTCAAAAGAAAAGAGTAGAAAAAAGAACAAGAACAAGAAGCGAGTAAATACTCCTCGCCCAGCATGCTCGTGGGTGTTTTTTTG CCGAGAGTTTATCAAGGAATACAGTGCTTCCCATCCCGAGTCCTCTGGCCTTAAAGCT GCAACGAAAGCAGCATCTGAGGTGTGGAAATCAATGAGCCTTGAAGAGAAAGCAAAATACACCAGTCGTGCTCGCGAGGTATGGGATAACTACTTGAGTGCAGCTCCTACGCGACCTTCCAAACCAAGGAACCAG CAGACTAAGCTAGTCACAAGATGCTCTCCTGGCCGCTTATTCAACGTGCTGCAACGCCTTACAGCTGAACAAAGAGAGGCAGTCAAGTGCATGGGCTTTGGAAGCCTCCTTGATCTTAGATGTCGGACTCTCCGCCGTAGTTTGTGTCTTTGGTTGTTGGAAAGATTTAATACGACACAATGCAGCTTGGAGATTTGTGGCCATTCTATTCCTCTAACTCCTAAAGATGTGGAGTTTGTGATGGGATTAGCTGCTAGTGGGAAAGATGTGATTAACTCAGGGCCAGATGACTTGATTTTAGACTTGCGACATAGTTATAATGCAACCAATCGAGGTATATCTGTTCGCCTTTTAGAAGAGAAGTTGGCAGTTTCTGAAGCTGGAGAGGATTTCAAAAGATCCTTTGTTCTCTATGCTCTGGGTACGCTTTTATCTCCAACAGCAAGACTGGATGTTAGCCCTTCATTCCTTCACTTCTTAACAAATATGAGTGTCATCCATCAATACAACTGGGGGAAATTTCTACTTGACCGGCTAGTTCGGGAGGTAGCACGTTTTCGTCAGGGGAAGCAACGTGCTGTTGGTGGCTGTCTTTTGTTTCTACAG CTCTTTTATTATGAAAGAATCTCTATAGAAGGAACAAATGCTCTTGCTCCTGCTGTGTGTCCATGCTTATCTTCATGGGGGGAGGATGAAATCACTGAAAGAGAAAAACGAGAAAGAGAGCTCGGTGGTTATGGTTGCGGACAG GTGATTTTCAAGGAGAGAGGTGTTGTTGTGGAGTCTTTTGACAGAAGTGGGCAACCAAATAGTGTAGCTACAATCAATATAAGTAATGGGGTTGACCATGATCCTTTCTTTTCGCACGAAGGGAACGAG gttacTAATGGAGGACAGATGAATGGGAAGATTGCTGTTCAAGAG CCACATATGCCCATTTCTCTCAAAAGTAAGGATATTGTGTGTGGGGATATTGAATTGATAGTTGAATCAGTCAGAACACAGTGCCGAAACAAAGATTATGGTTGCAATGAAAAAGTTGATTACATGAAGAACAGTGACCACAATGAGGCATGCTTCTTTGCACCATGTGCCTGCCCACTTCCTGATTGCAATTTTGTCAGCTCATCTGAACAGCTGTCACTTCATTTTAGTGGTAAGCATTGGGATTCAGGAAGGCGCTTCAGGTACAACAGCCCATTGACTGTTTCCTTGAGTATGAATGAACAATTTCTCGTTCTTCAGGCAGAGGATGATGGTGCTCTTTTCCTCCTTAACAAGGGTATTGAAAGCATTGGGAGCACAGTAATGGTTACATGTATGGCGCCAAGTCCTTCAAAAAGAAGGTTTGTGTATGATCTTGTGTTGAAACGAGGAAAGAGCACTCTCAGGTTGAGCTCACTAGCAGAATGCTTACCGAGAAGGGTTGAAGGTTTTCCTCTGATGGATTTTCTTCTGGTTCCATTTCGTTTCTTCGATGCCTCTGGTCAGATTAACTTGGATGTGTGTATATGCAATTCTATGGAAGAACTGACTGATCATTGTCCTTGA